One region of Chitinophaga varians genomic DNA includes:
- a CDS encoding glycoside hydrolase family 88 protein: MKPWLCLAVAAGLTAYTSFTEKDFINSNTGFARQQLTHMLHETETRDSLAFPRTTDKAGKMTTTSMYDWTPGFFPGSLWYAYELTKDPVLRQQAVRWTEKLAPLQHFTQHHDLGFMMYCSYGNAYRLTGNPAYRDILVQGARSLSTRYNPVTKSIKSWNAFKSWHGEQMYRYPVIIDNLMNLELLFFASKVTGDTSFRHIAVSHAETAMHNQIRPDYSSYHVVCYDTTNGKVLARETAQGYADNSTWARGQAWGIYGFTMIYRETKDPRFLKTATGMADWFLNSKNLPKDKVPYWDFNAQEKGYAPGMRSNAVNVKTKYRDVSAAAIVASALFELSGYVDVARGAKYRQAAIDMLHVLGSPAYRAPEGANGNFILMHSVGSIPHNNEIDVPLVYADYYFLEALQRYKNL, encoded by the coding sequence ATGAAACCATGGCTTTGTTTGGCGGTAGCCGCAGGACTGACGGCTTACACCTCTTTTACAGAAAAGGATTTTATCAACAGTAATACCGGCTTTGCGCGGCAGCAGTTGACGCATATGTTGCACGAAACGGAAACCCGCGACAGCCTGGCTTTTCCCCGCACCACCGATAAAGCCGGGAAGATGACCACTACCTCCATGTACGACTGGACGCCCGGCTTTTTCCCCGGCTCGCTCTGGTATGCATATGAGTTGACAAAAGATCCGGTGCTGCGGCAGCAGGCGGTCCGCTGGACAGAAAAACTGGCGCCGCTGCAACATTTTACGCAGCACCACGACCTGGGGTTTATGATGTATTGCAGCTACGGCAACGCCTATCGGTTGACCGGCAACCCAGCTTACCGCGACATCCTTGTGCAGGGCGCACGTTCGCTCAGCACCCGCTACAACCCCGTCACCAAAAGCATTAAATCCTGGAATGCCTTTAAATCCTGGCATGGAGAACAGATGTACCGCTATCCGGTGATCATCGATAACCTCATGAACCTGGAATTGCTGTTCTTCGCATCCAAAGTAACCGGTGATACCAGCTTCCGGCACATCGCTGTCAGTCACGCAGAGACGGCCATGCATAACCAGATACGGCCGGACTATAGTTCGTATCACGTAGTATGTTACGATACTACCAATGGCAAAGTGCTGGCGCGGGAAACGGCACAGGGATATGCAGATAATTCCACCTGGGCGCGTGGCCAGGCCTGGGGCATTTATGGTTTTACCATGATCTACCGGGAAACAAAAGATCCGCGCTTCCTGAAAACAGCCACAGGTATGGCCGACTGGTTCCTCAACAGCAAAAACCTGCCGAAAGACAAAGTGCCCTATTGGGATTTTAACGCACAGGAAAAAGGATACGCCCCAGGGATGCGGTCTAATGCAGTCAACGTAAAAACAAAATACCGCGACGTGTCTGCCGCAGCCATTGTGGCTTCAGCGCTGTTTGAGCTGAGTGGTTATGTAGATGTTGCCAGGGGCGCAAAATACCGTCAGGCTGCCATTGACATGTTGCATGTACTGGGCAGTCCGGCTTATCGTGCGCCTGAAGGAGCCAATGGCAATTTTATCCTCATGCACAGCGTAGGCAGCATCCCGCATAATAATGAGATCGATGTGCCGCTGGTATATGCAGATTATTATTTTCTGGAAGCGTTGCAGCGATATAAAAATTTATAA
- a CDS encoding DUF5017 domain-containing protein gives MKKSLIILFALAAVACSRKMQVDRPDFGVSLDPARRVADTFVYRLGDSTRFQFNGSVGNIAFYSGETGKRYDSRSTTYQLGKVTLSFSSKSEFGAQTNTLQVLATNNLPGFDSASVVNAAWKDISSRGKLATSATVVPFGTADLTDLVGNANDSLFIAFKYSGVTGTTQRTWTITDFSVNNVLADRNIALSTVAADVAYWTRYGNVWDPANGRWTPSATDLKITGGNASAATNTSWIITRPLYVGRIAPDVSTGVKSINEPDKTEYVYVYPAPGVYRATFIAYNHTVDEEKSTIREFIIKVTP, from the coding sequence ATGAAAAAATCACTCATCATACTCTTCGCATTGGCTGCCGTGGCCTGTTCCAGGAAAATGCAGGTAGACAGGCCGGACTTCGGCGTGTCCCTGGACCCGGCCCGCCGGGTGGCCGATACTTTTGTGTACCGCCTCGGTGACTCCACCCGGTTTCAATTCAACGGCTCCGTAGGCAACATCGCCTTCTATTCCGGTGAAACAGGCAAACGGTACGACAGCCGTTCAACCACTTATCAACTCGGCAAAGTGACGCTGAGCTTCTCTTCCAAATCGGAGTTTGGCGCACAAACCAACACGTTGCAGGTGCTGGCCACCAATAACCTGCCCGGTTTTGATTCCGCTTCCGTGGTGAATGCTGCCTGGAAAGATATCAGTTCCCGCGGTAAACTGGCCACCAGCGCTACCGTGGTGCCCTTTGGCACAGCCGATCTTACAGACCTGGTGGGCAACGCCAATGACTCGCTGTTTATCGCGTTCAAATACAGCGGTGTAACGGGTACGACCCAACGTACCTGGACCATCACTGATTTCTCCGTAAACAATGTACTGGCAGACCGGAACATAGCACTCAGCACCGTGGCGGCTGATGTGGCGTACTGGACACGTTACGGTAACGTATGGGACCCCGCCAATGGCCGCTGGACGCCCTCCGCCACCGATCTTAAAATCACCGGCGGCAATGCGTCCGCCGCTACTAATACCAGCTGGATCATCACCAGGCCGCTATACGTGGGCCGCATAGCGCCCGATGTCAGCACCGGCGTAAAAAGCATCAACGAACCAGACAAAACGGAGTATGTTTACGTATATCCGGCCCCGGGAGTATACCGGGCTACTTTCATCGCCTACAACCATACAGTGGACGAGGAAAAAAGCACTATCCGTGAATTTATCATTAAAGTGACACCATAA
- a CDS encoding RagB/SusD family nutrient uptake outer membrane protein: protein MKRICIFACIAIAGLTACNKFLDTKPTDFYTPDNYYQNEVQLQQALNGVYSDLMRPELYAQVMGFNFVSTTDEVMANRTADGDARGLRYNYDASLVHVANIWKYAYVGINNINVLLQNIDKPVMDQGKRNILKGQALFLRGFFYFILTSNYGDVPLVLRPLAINEVNMAAAKQADVYAQVEKDMKDAEALLKDYTVVQAKFNDVVTLTAVQAMLARVYIYWAGYPQNNTAKYQDVITYTDKVINSGLHALNPDYRQIFINLAKDLYDVKENIWELGSLGAAAGVVNKSGNDIGNFVGIQSALTAADSTSYNAAAWVWVTKKLFDAYEVDPNSTATPNKASLDIRRDWNCANYIYNGTNPRVKAARPNIWQMCAGKFRREYVPQSIRNTNGAAGTYNINWPMIRYSDVLLMRAEAENYVNGPANAYTYINQVRKRGYGLLNGNVVKSVSIVNAGSGYTVPPVVTITGGGGNGATATAILTSGKVTGIYLTSPGALTPGAYYSSAPVVVVGTFWTPGVSYTAGMQVTNGANLYTVTTAGTSTNTAPTHTSGASSAAVTGAVFTYAGAAATATATITTGTESDLTPGLSKEAFQLAIRDERMRELCFEALRKADLIRWGHFVADMQEFAAWATSNGAGVTATGNPNGLQGIRNVSQRHVLLPKPTYELNLNRLLVQNEGW from the coding sequence ATGAAACGTATCTGCATTTTCGCATGTATCGCCATAGCAGGACTTACCGCCTGCAATAAATTCCTCGATACCAAACCGACGGATTTTTATACGCCCGACAACTATTACCAGAATGAAGTTCAGCTGCAACAGGCGCTGAACGGCGTATACAGTGACCTGATGCGCCCGGAGCTGTATGCGCAGGTGATGGGCTTCAACTTCGTGTCCACCACCGACGAAGTGATGGCCAACCGCACCGCCGATGGCGATGCCCGCGGCCTGCGTTACAACTATGACGCGTCGCTGGTGCATGTGGCCAATATCTGGAAGTATGCCTATGTGGGCATCAACAACATCAATGTGTTGTTGCAGAACATCGACAAACCGGTGATGGACCAGGGCAAGCGTAATATCCTCAAAGGACAGGCGCTGTTTCTCAGAGGCTTTTTCTATTTTATTCTTACCAGTAATTATGGTGATGTGCCACTGGTACTGCGCCCGCTCGCTATCAATGAAGTAAACATGGCCGCGGCCAAACAGGCAGACGTGTATGCGCAGGTAGAGAAAGATATGAAAGACGCAGAGGCGCTGCTGAAAGATTATACCGTAGTACAGGCGAAATTTAATGACGTGGTGACGCTGACCGCCGTACAGGCCATGCTGGCAAGGGTATATATCTACTGGGCCGGTTATCCGCAGAACAATACCGCCAAATACCAGGACGTCATTACCTATACCGATAAAGTGATCAATTCCGGTCTTCATGCATTGAACCCCGACTACCGCCAGATATTTATCAACCTGGCCAAAGACCTGTACGATGTAAAAGAGAATATCTGGGAGCTGGGCTCACTGGGCGCTGCCGCGGGCGTGGTCAATAAATCCGGCAATGATATCGGCAACTTCGTAGGCATACAGTCGGCCCTTACTGCCGCAGATTCCACCTCCTATAATGCCGCCGCCTGGGTATGGGTGACTAAAAAACTGTTTGACGCCTACGAAGTTGATCCTAACAGCACTGCCACGCCTAACAAGGCTTCGTTGGATATCCGTCGTGACTGGAACTGCGCCAATTATATTTACAACGGCACCAATCCCCGCGTAAAAGCCGCCAGGCCTAATATCTGGCAGATGTGCGCCGGTAAGTTCAGAAGGGAATATGTGCCGCAGTCTATCCGCAATACTAACGGTGCCGCAGGTACGTATAATATCAACTGGCCGATGATCCGTTACTCCGATGTATTGCTGATGCGCGCCGAAGCAGAGAACTATGTGAATGGCCCCGCTAACGCCTATACGTATATCAACCAGGTGCGTAAAAGAGGTTACGGCCTGCTGAACGGCAACGTGGTGAAGTCTGTTTCCATTGTGAATGCCGGTTCGGGGTATACCGTACCGCCGGTTGTCACCATCACCGGCGGCGGGGGTAACGGCGCTACAGCCACCGCCATCCTCACCAGCGGTAAAGTAACGGGCATCTATCTTACCAGTCCCGGTGCATTAACGCCTGGCGCTTATTATTCTTCCGCGCCGGTAGTGGTAGTGGGCACTTTCTGGACGCCAGGTGTCAGCTATACCGCCGGTATGCAGGTCACCAATGGCGCTAATCTGTACACCGTTACTACAGCAGGCACTTCTACCAACACGGCGCCCACGCATACCAGCGGCGCTTCCAGCGCTGCGGTGACCGGAGCGGTGTTCACTTATGCCGGCGCAGCGGCTACCGCCACTGCCACCATTACTACCGGTACTGAATCCGACCTGACGCCCGGCCTAAGCAAAGAAGCGTTCCAGCTGGCCATCCGCGATGAAAGGATGCGGGAGCTGTGTTTTGAAGCATTGCGCAAGGCAGACCTGATACGCTGGGGGCATTTTGTGGCAGATATGCAGGAGTTCGCCGCCTGGGCCACCAGCAACGGCGCCGGCGTAACGGCCACCGGCAATCCCAACGGGCTGCAGGGCATCCGTAACGTAAGCCAGCGTCATGTGCTGCTGCCCAAACCGACCTATGAACTTAACCTTAACCGTTTACTGGTACAGAACGAAGGCTGGTAA